The window ttttgcactttaaaaaggaacaactcatctccatcatctgatTTCTAGTGCAGTgtatctatttatcttattataggggtaaaatactaattccattggcagataatcttatttacatgctcaaattaagggtaaatacattatttaaagaaaatgtaacttaattttaattccctttttgcagtgaggtgaTGTACCATCCTGGTTCAGATCATAGACTAAACCAAACTCTGAGATTTAAAGCttgtgatttgttttaaaatctagCTCTGATTTAAATGTCTATAACGTTCTTCCTAAACAGCATGCTGTGCTCCTTCATGATGCTATTCCTTCGGTAATGTTCTGTAACAAGGCCTGTGTTTATTCTGGGCCTACACTGCAGATGGACTATTTACTAATTGGGTGATTTCTGAATTTAGTTGGTTAgtatgtaattttatttctgaagtAATTTGAAAACCTagcctccatcttcttcctcttcactGCTTTGTGGTCGTCTGTCATAAAATCCtaaacataaacatagttttcttgttgtaatgtcacaaaatgtgaaaaacttaaATGATGATGAATCTCGTTGCAAAGGACCCCACCTCTCTACATTCTCTCCAATTAACCCTTCTTTAATAACATTGCAAGTAATTAGAGTTTCCATGTGCATCCTAACGGCACCTTCTTCTTTAAACCTGCAGGTTCAGATGCATCGTCTACCCATTCAAGCAGAAGCTCACCATATCCACAGCAACACTGATCATCGTGGTAATCTGGGTTCTGGCCATCTCCATCATGTGTCCCTCTGGCGTCATGCTGCAGGTGACCAGGGAGCAAAGCGTGCGGGTCCTGCTGGGCTACGACAACAAGACCAGCCCCTTCtactggtgcagggagaactgGCCCAACCAGGAAATGAGGAAAATCTACACCACGGTCCTGTTTGCAAACATCTACCTTGCCCCGCTGTCCCTCATCGTGATAATGTATGCCCGGATTGGGATTACGCTCTTCAAAACGGCCGTTCCGACTGGAGGAAAGCCGGGCCAGGACAACCGGCACAACGTGTCCAAGAAGAAGCAAAGGGTGATAAAAATGCTTCTGATCGTTGCTCTGCTTTTCATCCTGTCGTGGCTGCCTCTTTGGACTCTCATGATGTTGAGTGACTACGCCAGCCTGACAGAGCAGCAGTACAGGATTATCAACATTTACGTCTACCCCTTCGCACACTGGCTGGCCTTCTTCAACAGCAGCGTCAACCCCATCATCTACGGCTTCTTCAACGAGAATTTCCGCAGAGGTTTCCAGGCCATGTTTAAGTTCAGCCTGTGCGCGGCGGACGGACAGCGCAGGAAAAGCTACTCGCACCGACTGCAGGGGAACTCCGTGCTCCCGGCTAATAACGTACAGACCTCCATGGAGCCGATCTCCCTGAACAGCCTGGGCAGGAACGATTCCAGGCCAGTCAACCACGTTCCTGAACGGGAACTGGTGATGGAAGACCTGGAGAAGGGATCGTGCAGTAGCGGTGGCGTGACTGCCGTGTCCATCTGATGACGCGTGTTTTCTTCATTGTTATTTAAGGATGTGATGAAATTTCAATCTGCTGTGCCTATGAGAAGTAACATCTATCTGAATGAGTTTTAAACGACAACGTCAATTATCACGTTCTTTTCAGTAGGGACTAAAGACGATAAAGACGACAGGATGAAATTTATTCTTGAGTGAATACCCTACATCTGCCGTTTACTCTAGAAAACAATTGCAAATGATCAGTGTTAATAGTGTATTTAAAAGCTCATTGTGCTATTTGTATCGTAATTATCAGTAAAGGGAAAACTAAGTGTCCGGTACACAAATAAGTCAGTTAAGATTAAGTAATATTCcacgttattttttttctccactgtagATGCTATAAAagtatatgttttaatatataaaagATGCAGTGAAAATTTATGGGCTGTGATACCTGCAGAGCAGATTTCAAGAGTCTAAATGAGACGTTAGATTTTGGTTCTGGTATATTTGTTTTGATAGAAGATAAAAGTTATCTTTACTAGATGTTTAAAGACGTTTTAATCTACAGGGTTCAGATTACGCTTTAATTTTAGATCATAAGATTTCCTAATACACGGCCATAGTAACACCTTGCAATAACTTTTAGCTTCAGAACTCCCTAATTCTTCGTGGCAAAGGTTTGACATGGTGTTGAAAGATTGCTCAGAGATCCTGTTCCATTTAGACATGGTGAGATCACACAGTTTCTGCAGCTTTATCATCTGCATTTGATGCTTTATGACGTAAATCttccgttccaccacatcccaaaagTGTACTACTGGGTTCAGATCtagactgtggaggccattggGCTGCAGTGAGCCGCTTTTAAAATTCAAGAAACCGGTgtaaagcagcaccgtgtatgtttttgacccaagtattagcttaatttgcaATATATTAAATGactttttcaggtcaatatacaacACTTGGCACCTATCAATGCTTTGTGCGAGCTGCCCTCCTCAAAAACTCCCCTATGTAACCTGAGAGGGCCAGATTTGTTGCTGCCGTAACCATTCTAGGTTAAAGCAGTCGTACTGccgtaacaacaaaacaaaacagatgtgatacctacctgatcagacatatttttggttctctgatgtaggatttcatatagaggggtgaatgtggccttgtctttccAAGTACCTCCACGACTTCTCAGTTTGcaggtccaaagtggtctgctatcagattccaaaacacggagggagactgtttaattttgcgatGGTGCAGTACTGCCTGTGGCCTCcaggggcgctaaacctggaagttacaagtctagtgcccctagtggctaaacgTTACATGGTGATTTAAGATGTTTTGAGATTTGTGAAAtggtgcattatcctgctggaagtatCCACCAGAACAGGGGTCGGGAACGTATGGCTCGCTCTTTTGATGATTTCATCTGGctcgcagataaaacaaaatatcactGCTATTGTTTGCTATACGTTGAGCAACCTGACCAGTTCtcaacgtatttttcttctttagataacgtatcacatgatcgttttaagagtaagttgatggttgatatcgcgacataggcaccagcaactcccgcgacgccatgagggattaagcgggtcagaaaatagacggatgaatggatgttcacggacacagaccgctcctcagcagagagaaagacccacccggtaggttaaaattgttcacaaaggattattttggtgtttttgtcttattaaaatgggtgaaggtgtcggcgacgttgcagcataaacacagaagtactagcgtgCGTGATCaagggcgtaatgcagccgccgTCTGGTGCATCAACTCCGCTTCTACCGGCCCCGTGTAGCGATCACcgcctcccctccgccgctatttcagtagaacaatgactagagcagaattaagttgtatttaccggagatgcgagaacagtcctgtcTTTGCCTACAAGCGGGACCCGGAAGTAGCGTGGACATCAACCGTGACGTTAcgagtgaactaccctattggcaaccactgaaataaatttccagatattttgctttcatggctCTCTGAGTCAAAAAACTTCCCGACCCTGCATTAGAAGATGGGTACCTTGTggtcataaataactctctgatGCGCTCTGGCATACTGTTTATGCCACTCTGACCCAAACACCTGAAATTACTAAAATACTCAGACTGCCTCCTGTGGCGCCAGCAATGATGCCACATTCAAAGTCCCTTAAATTCCCTTTTTCTCTCACTCTGACAGTTGGTTTGAACTTCAACAAGCCACTTTCCCCACATGTAGATTTCTAAATGCATTGAATCTATGATTAACTGATTTGAGTTAAATagcaataaaaaagtaataaaatggcCGGTGAATGTATATCTGTTTGCGTACAATTGAAACTAAAGGTTCTAGCATTGACACTAATGTACGTTTTTGAGgcttaaacacatttaaattttagttacaaaaggtttcctatctttcttttttttatcaagaaataaatcaaatttatgCAAGAGTTGATTGTTCTTCATGGGTTTTACAATTTTCTCTTTCATGCTTGTGGCCCAAATCCAGTTTATTGGCTTCTGTTTCCCGTCCTGGTTGTGGAGAAATGGCCGTTAAGGTCCGGGAATCTCCTTCTTTGGACCAAAAATCCAAAATGTCATTGTTCTGACCTTTGAGCCACTTCATTCCTGTAACATGTAACATCCTTATCTAATCTCTGTCTGGAGTGCTGAAGGAATTTGGAGGATCTCACTCCTTACGTATGGCAATGTTTTGGGCAGGAGTGGGAGTAATTACATTCTCtctgattagaaaaaaaacagcaaggtGCTTTACTGTTGGCAGGCTCATGGGAATTAAAGAACGATTTTCTGGATTTCTGgggaaaataaatctgaaaaagagTTTAGTGGAGGGaataactttgcagcaatcccctgCATTCTGTCCTACGTCATGCAGATGTTCAGTCCTTCCTTTCTGAGAAAGAAGTGGATTATTTTCCGTCTTTCTTCCCATAAGGTTGTTATCCAGCAGTACTCACCTCACTGCATGTGCAGACGTCCTCCCAGCGTCTGGCCAGCTCTTCAACAGTGGCGGCACAAAGTTGTAGCTGTCTCCCCGGGAGGACACGGTCCTGCAGGTGGTTGGACATCAGGAAGCCTTCTGCACCGTAAATTAACCTCTAAActtgaagttcttgatgatcCACAAAACGGTTCTTTCAGCTTTGCTTTGCTTGTGAGACACTTTTGATACGAAGTGGATCCTTTGGAGAGAAccattaacctgacaacagccagctgcatgtctcgctccgcctagctccactcacatgtgagtgaagctaggcggagcgatacatgcatctggctgttgtcaggttagagaACCATGGCCAGTACGAAAGAATAGCGCTCAGTCTGCTGTTTCCCTTTATTTGCTGTTCTCTGTTATATTTCCCTGAACTTAAGACATAACTGGTCTGACGTATAATGagctgatcatttttaaaaccGTTTTTTACACAAAGCTActtaaatttttgttttaatctaaaGTTTTAAAGCTCTTGGCAAAGCAATAAATGAATATGTCACTGAGCAATCTGCAAAATACACTAaaaacagaagctgcaaagagatttttctaaatgttgttgAACTTAAACAGTTTAATGAACGCCTCTCTGCTGACTAAAACGTTTTTGAAGAACAGTTTAAACTCTTGTTTattcagtttctgttcctgGACCTGATTCATTCAAACCAccgaaaagaaaaataaagtttagaagAAGAAGTTTATGAATGGCGGTCGGTTGGAAGACTAACTAAAGTGTTTagccagaaaaacaaacaatctgCCAATGACACCCAAACTAATTTAGGCTGTTTTGATACTTTTTTAAAGGACTCAGGAGTTTTCTTCTGAGTGTGGCTAcaactgctttgtgttgaagTTTCAAATATTGAAATCTGCTCTGCAAACACGCGTGTAGAAGTGTAAATACTCATTAGATATCTCATGAGGCTGCGGTTAAGAAAGCAAATGATTTACCGTCGTTACTGGATTTTTAGATTTGCTTCACCAGTTTTCCTGTAGAgtgaagcagaaagaaagcaaagGCCTCTAAACCTCTTGTGTCGCTCTAAACACTCttacgtcctacagattcttaAGCTTAGACAACAAGTCACGCTGCGCATCTGTGTGTGAGCTGACTGCTGAGAAAATCCCCTGAAACCTTTGGTTTAAATGAGTTTTAACTCAACTAATTATCTCTACTTCCATGTGTTTTTCCTGAATATTAAAAAGAGGCGCATATTAAATATCTGTAATCGACGTTAATGGAAATGAATCACTCCATTAGCAGCATCATGGGAGAGCAACACAGTGACTGCAGGCGACGAACCGTTAAAGACGAATAAACAGGACTTTTGGTGAGGCATGTAGAGGCAGCAAAGAAACCCGACACCTTCTTTCAACTTGTGTTACTTTAACTGGACAAAATGGACATAATCCACTCTTTATAAGGTTCTAAGCATCTTTAAATGTGTCTAAACCCATTGGGTTATTGTTTATCAGTCTTTTAGTGGgagttttttttgcaacattgcTTCATTGCATCCATAACGGTTGGCTGACTCTATGACCGTAAGGCTCCCAGGTCAGGTGGATCCAGATCATcacccctccaccaccatgcttgactgtTTAATATCTTGGAAAGTACCTGATGGTCCCTCAGCAGCGTTTCATCTCTGAGATCGCTGCTGATGTTGTTTCTCTTTGGAAGTTACAGAGCAGCAAAGTGCCACTACTCCATGGTTTACAGAGGTAGTCACACTGAGGAATAGATAAAATGCATCTTATTAGCAGCCCCTGGACGTTGTTATCCTTCTAAAATCCAATGGGGGCAACAAGTGTggtacttgtgttttttttcccacttttctATTTTTGTGGCATCTATATTTAATTACCAGTGACTGTGaaatctggtgttttttttttgtgtgacattttagactgaaattattttataacgTTTCAAAGAAGTGATAATTATGTCCGCATGTAGTCAGAAAATTATTGAttcacaaacaacaacaaaaactgtgCTGAGATATAAAGTAAGTGCtgaacaaaattatttataacagaTGCTGACTTTAagttgatgggggggggggggtattaattaacaaaaatattcaacTGACATATTCTTCTTACTTCTTGGCCCCTTTAGTAAATATCAGGCTCAAAGTAA of the Fundulus heteroclitus isolate FHET01 chromosome 12, MU-UCD_Fhet_4.1, whole genome shotgun sequence genome contains:
- the npffr2a gene encoding neuropeptide FF receptor 2a, yielding MASYPLNWTQSRFKMNEGLENNFTHLYDNWTFYNSSPEYVTPRKNITYVGYYLHQPATAAIFIVSYLLIFVVCMVGNGVVCFIVLKSRNMRTVTNLFILNLAVSDLLVGIFCMPTTLLDNIITGWPFGSLVCKMSGMVQGISVSASVFTLVAIAVDRFRCIVYPFKQKLTISTATLIIVVIWVLAISIMCPSGVMLQVTREQSVRVLLGYDNKTSPFYWCRENWPNQEMRKIYTTVLFANIYLAPLSLIVIMYARIGITLFKTAVPTGGKPGQDNRHNVSKKKQRVIKMLLIVALLFILSWLPLWTLMMLSDYASLTEQQYRIINIYVYPFAHWLAFFNSSVNPIIYGFFNENFRRGFQAMFKFSLCAADGQRRKSYSHRLQGNSVLPANNVQTSMEPISLNSLGRNDSRPVNHVPERELVMEDLEKGSCSSGGVTAVSI